A window of Clostridium botulinum BKT015925 contains these coding sequences:
- the rpoN gene encoding RNA polymerase factor sigma-54 codes for MDFNLELKQEQKLIMTQQMQLSVKLLQMSNIDIQTYVEKEIQENPVIDVDYNIEDCEKINYEIDYKKFLKHLDGYEHGNREYSKDKEYISPLNFIGSKKSLKEFLTDQILGLNDKKLKTVCTYIIENIDSRGYLNIDINDIQKELGVSKEILKEALKIVQSLEPFGIGARDLKECLKIQLKMKNIYDEKLILIIDNYLELIANNKYNIIAKNLNISVKQAQNYGDIIKTLEPKPSRGFFTGEEVKFIVPEAYIKKINDKYYIIMNSSSIPKLNINNLYKNMLNDKEDKEVKEFIKGKLDSAVFLIKSINQRESTIYKILEKILEIQKDYFDYGRKALKPMTLKDIAELLEMHESTISRAIRDKYINTDRGTIRIKDLFTTKISRNDSFEEMSVNIIKNNIKELIDSEDRKKPLSDQKVCDLLKESGVEISRRTVAKYREELNILSSSKRKRF; via the coding sequence ATGGATTTCAATCTAGAGTTAAAACAAGAACAAAAACTAATAATGACTCAGCAGATGCAACTATCTGTAAAATTACTTCAAATGTCTAATATTGATATTCAAACATATGTTGAAAAAGAGATTCAAGAGAATCCAGTTATTGATGTAGATTATAATATTGAAGATTGTGAAAAAATAAACTATGAAATAGATTACAAAAAATTTTTAAAGCACTTAGATGGTTATGAGCATGGAAATAGAGAATATAGTAAAGACAAGGAATATATATCGCCCCTTAACTTTATTGGTAGTAAAAAATCTTTGAAAGAATTTTTAACAGATCAAATACTAGGACTGAATGATAAAAAATTAAAAACAGTTTGTACCTATATAATTGAAAATATAGATTCAAGAGGATATTTAAATATAGATATTAATGATATACAAAAAGAACTAGGTGTATCTAAAGAAATTTTAAAAGAAGCTCTAAAAATTGTACAATCATTAGAACCCTTTGGAATAGGTGCTAGGGATTTGAAGGAATGTTTAAAAATTCAATTAAAAATGAAAAATATATATGATGAAAAATTAATTTTAATTATAGACAATTACTTAGAATTAATAGCAAATAATAAATATAATATAATAGCAAAAAATTTAAATATAAGTGTAAAACAAGCACAAAACTATGGGGATATAATTAAAACTTTGGAACCGAAGCCTTCTAGAGGTTTTTTTACAGGAGAAGAAGTTAAGTTTATAGTTCCGGAGGCATATATAAAAAAAATAAATGATAAATATTATATTATAATGAACAGTTCATCAATCCCAAAGCTTAATATAAATAATTTATATAAGAATATGTTAAATGATAAAGAAGACAAAGAAGTTAAAGAGTTTATAAAAGGAAAATTGGATAGTGCGGTATTTTTAATAAAAAGTATTAATCAAAGAGAGAGTACTATATATAAAATTTTAGAAAAAATATTAGAGATACAAAAGGATTATTTTGATTATGGAAGAAAAGCATTAAAACCAATGACATTGAAAGATATAGCAGAATTGTTAGAAATGCATGAATCTACTATTAGTAGAGCTATTAGGGATAAATATATTAATACAGATAGAGGGACTATAAGGATAAAGGATTTATTTACAACAAAGATTTCTAGAAATGATAGTTTTGAAGAAATGTCAGTTAATATAATCAAAAACAATATAAAAGAACTTATAGATAGTGAAGATAGAAAGAAACCGTTATCAGATCAAAAGGTTTGTGATTTATTAAAAGAGAGTGGAGTAGAAATATCAAGAAGAACTGTAGCTAAATATAGAGAGGAATTAAACATTTTATCATCTAGCAAAAGAAAACGATTTTAG
- the gap gene encoding type I glyceraldehyde-3-phosphate dehydrogenase translates to MTKVAINGFGRIGRLALRLMIDNPEFEVVAINDLTDAATLAHLFKYDSSQGRFNGEIEVKEGAFIVNGKEIKVVAEMNPANLPWGQLGVDIVLECTGLFTSQEKAEAHIKAGAKKVVISAPAQGDIKTVVFNVNQDVLDGSETVISGASCTTNCLAPMAKALHDNFTLTKGFMTTIHAYTNDQNTLDGPHKKGDLRRARAAAASIIPNSTGAAKAIGLVIPELKGKLDGGAQRVPVITGSLTELVCTLDKTVTVEEVNAAMKAAATESFGYTEEPIVSTDVIGINFGSLFDATQTKVMEVNGQQLVKVASWYDNEMSYTSQLIRTLKYFANLAK, encoded by the coding sequence ATGACAAAAGTAGCGATTAATGGTTTTGGAAGAATAGGAAGATTAGCATTAAGATTAATGATTGACAACCCTGAATTTGAAGTGGTTGCAATAAACGACTTAACTGATGCTGCAACATTAGCTCATTTATTCAAATATGATTCATCTCAAGGACGTTTCAATGGTGAAATCGAAGTTAAAGAAGGAGCATTCATCGTTAACGGAAAAGAAATCAAAGTAGTTGCAGAAATGAATCCTGCAAACTTACCATGGGGACAATTAGGAGTAGATATAGTTCTTGAATGTACAGGATTATTCACAAGCCAAGAAAAAGCTGAAGCTCACATCAAAGCTGGAGCTAAAAAAGTTGTTATATCAGCACCTGCTCAAGGAGATATCAAAACAGTTGTATTCAACGTTAACCAAGACGTTTTAGATGGTTCTGAAACAGTTATATCTGGTGCATCTTGTACTACAAACTGCTTAGCTCCAATGGCTAAAGCACTTCATGATAACTTTACTTTAACAAAAGGATTCATGACTACAATCCACGCTTACACAAATGACCAAAACACTTTAGATGGTCCTCACAAAAAAGGTGATTTAAGAAGAGCTAGAGCTGCTGCTGCTAGTATCATTCCTAACTCAACTGGAGCTGCTAAAGCAATCGGTTTAGTTATTCCTGAATTAAAAGGTAAATTAGATGGAGGAGCTCAACGTGTTCCTGTAATAACTGGTTCTTTAACTGAATTAGTTTGTACATTAGACAAAACAGTTACTGTAGAAGAAGTAAATGCAGCTATGAAAGCAGCAGCTACTGAATCTTTCGGATACACTGAAGAACCAATCGTATCTACTGACGTAATCGGAATTAACTTTGGTTCATTATTTGATGCAACTCAAACTAAGGTTATGGAAGTAAACGGACAACAATTAGTTAAAGTTGCTTCTTGGTATGACAATGAAATGTCTTACACTTCACAATTAATCAGAACTTTAAAATACTTTGCAAACCTTGCAAAATAA
- a CDS encoding VanW family protein: protein MVRKKRSADNIKSTKKLVNVSIVLILVIVSAVISYIHFTVQKFNDRIFPGIVVEDVNLSGNTKDDAVKILTQKYSNAMLNKKINIKVKDRNYFINYSELNAKYNIKDTVDHAMSYGKDLNMFSKYKIIKGEKIQKYDLELSYNVKPIEKMINKIAKEVNVKPVDARLNFNGGSFAITPDKKGLEVEKDKLKKEILANLNDKKQDVVVIEAPVKVTASKVTGEVLKSVNAVLGSYSTSYATSAEPRANNVAVATRSINGKVVMPGETFSFNEIVGERTKERGYQEAGVIVNQKLESGLGGGVCQVSSTLYNALLKSNIKMTERVHHTFPSTYVPIGLDATVDWGNIDLKFKNTFKFPIYIEGYTAGREVGFNIYSNSELAKTKCQLTSEVYNKVEPKTQYINDPNLPAGATEVVKSAHTGYRVRVYKSIYTNGKFVSKELVSTDYYVPVNGVIKRGTR, encoded by the coding sequence ATGGTAAGGAAAAAGAGAAGTGCAGATAATATAAAAAGCACTAAAAAATTAGTTAATGTATCTATTGTATTAATTTTAGTTATAGTTTCTGCCGTTATAAGTTATATACATTTTACTGTACAGAAATTTAATGATCGTATTTTCCCGGGAATTGTGGTGGAAGATGTAAATTTATCAGGAAATACTAAAGATGACGCTGTAAAGATTTTGACACAGAAATACTCTAATGCAATGCTGAATAAAAAAATAAATATTAAAGTTAAAGATAGGAATTATTTTATAAATTATTCGGAGCTAAATGCAAAATATAATATTAAGGATACTGTAGATCATGCAATGAGTTATGGAAAAGATTTAAATATGTTTTCAAAATATAAAATAATCAAAGGTGAAAAAATACAGAAGTATGATCTTGAATTATCTTATAATGTTAAACCGATTGAAAAAATGATAAATAAAATTGCAAAAGAGGTAAATGTTAAACCTGTTGATGCAAGACTTAATTTTAATGGAGGAAGTTTTGCAATAACACCTGATAAAAAAGGGTTAGAGGTAGAAAAAGATAAATTAAAGAAAGAAATCTTAGCTAATCTAAATGATAAAAAACAAGATGTTGTAGTTATAGAAGCTCCGGTTAAAGTTACTGCTTCAAAAGTTACTGGTGAAGTTCTAAAATCTGTAAATGCAGTGCTTGGATCGTACTCAACAAGCTATGCAACATCTGCTGAGCCAAGAGCTAATAATGTTGCTGTGGCTACAAGAAGTATTAATGGAAAAGTTGTAATGCCAGGAGAAACATTTAGTTTTAATGAAATAGTTGGAGAAAGAACCAAAGAAAGAGGATATCAAGAAGCTGGTGTAATAGTAAATCAAAAACTAGAATCAGGTCTTGGTGGAGGAGTATGTCAAGTTTCTTCAACACTTTATAATGCGCTTTTAAAATCAAACATAAAAATGACAGAAAGAGTACATCATACATTCCCTTCTACTTATGTACCTATAGGATTAGATGCGACGGTTGATTGGGGAAATATTGATTTGAAATTTAAAAATACTTTTAAATTTCCTATATATATTGAAGGATATACAGCTGGAAGAGAAGTTGGATTTAATATATATTCAAATTCAGAGTTAGCTAAAACAAAGTGTCAGTTAACTTCAGAAGTATATAATAAAGTTGAACCGAAAACACAATATATAAATGATCCTAATTTACCAGCAGGAGCAACAGAAGTTGTAAAAAGTGCTCATACAGGTTATAGAGTTAGAGTTTATAAAAGTATATATACAAATGGAAAATTTGTGTCAAAAGAGTTAGTTTCAACAGATTATTATGTTCCGGTAAATGGAGTTATTAAAAGAGGAACTAGATAA
- a CDS encoding sugar-binding transcriptional regulator yields the protein MFAVKYLDVQKKIVPELLDILNKRYNILTNIYYNQPIGRRMLASQLGMGERIVRNEIDFFKKQGLIEINADGMKVNYEGKQTLDSLKMFIHDLRGLSEMEEFLRENLNLKHVLVVPGDVDENELVLEEIGKSAANYLKNILKDKNVIALTGGTSVKRLVDNMPKLNEYKNLLVLPARGGIGRNVEIQSNTLVAKLAEKLSADYRMLQLIDNVDYAEIYGILNEESIKEVVEKIHKADILIYGIGKADEMARKRGLKEEEILRLKEKGAVGEAFGCYFNDNGKIVFSTPTAGIKGEDAKKIDKLIAIAGGKTKAEAILGVQRYNQKNILITDEGAAKEIINIIKKEHNTTETFN from the coding sequence GTGTTTGCAGTGAAATACTTAGATGTCCAGAAAAAAATAGTTCCAGAATTGTTGGATATACTAAATAAACGTTATAATATACTAACTAATATTTATTATAATCAACCTATAGGACGTAGAATGCTTGCAAGTCAGCTAGGTATGGGTGAGAGAATAGTAAGAAATGAAATAGATTTCTTTAAAAAACAAGGTTTAATTGAAATTAATGCTGATGGTATGAAAGTGAATTATGAAGGAAAACAAACTTTAGATTCCTTAAAAATGTTTATCCATGATTTAAGAGGATTATCTGAAATGGAAGAGTTTTTGAGAGAAAATCTAAATTTAAAACATGTATTAGTTGTTCCTGGTGATGTAGATGAAAATGAACTGGTACTTGAGGAAATAGGAAAAAGCGCTGCCAATTATTTGAAAAATATACTAAAAGATAAAAATGTAATAGCATTAACTGGTGGAACAAGTGTAAAAAGACTTGTTGATAATATGCCAAAGTTAAATGAATATAAGAATCTTTTAGTGCTTCCTGCAAGAGGTGGAATAGGAAGAAATGTAGAAATACAGTCAAATACTTTGGTTGCTAAATTAGCGGAAAAATTATCAGCAGATTATAGAATGCTACAACTTATAGATAATGTAGATTATGCGGAAATATATGGAATACTAAACGAAGAAAGCATAAAAGAAGTAGTTGAAAAAATACATAAAGCAGATATATTGATATATGGAATTGGAAAAGCCGATGAAATGGCTAGAAAAAGAGGACTTAAGGAAGAAGAAATTCTTAGGTTAAAAGAAAAAGGTGCTGTAGGAGAAGCCTTTGGATGTTATTTTAATGATAATGGTAAAATAGTATTTTCTACACCAACAGCTGGTATAAAAGGAGAAGATGCTAAAAAGATAGATAAGCTCATAGCAATAGCTGGAGGAAAAACTAAGGCAGAAGCTATTTTGGGAGTACAAAGATATAATCAGAAAAATATTTTAATAACTGACGAAGGTGCTGCAAAAGAAATCATAAATATCATAAAAAAAGAGCACAATACTACAGAGACTTTTAATTAA
- a CDS encoding DegV family protein yields the protein MDKIKIITDSTCDLNKQVIREYDIDVIPLIVNFGEESYVDGVDINIREFLRKMDEENIFPTTSGINPNKFYQHYKKYLDKGYKIISIHLSSKMSGTYQSACMAKEMLETDDIVVIDSMNVTAGLGLLAIKAAQLSKNGHSIHEIKKVIQDTIPHVKNAYAFASLDNLVKGGRLSKTMGAIGNLLNIKLILAVVDGEMAVIDKVRGTKKAIKTIISSLEKMDNNELSILLHIDNNDIRPVLEEELKDKGVNFIVCDVGCVVGTHSGPNACGVAFIEKF from the coding sequence ATGGATAAGATTAAAATAATTACTGATAGTACGTGTGATTTAAATAAGCAAGTTATCAGAGAATATGACATAGATGTTATACCGCTAATAGTAAACTTTGGTGAGGAAAGTTATGTAGATGGTGTAGATATAAATATAAGAGAATTTTTAAGAAAAATGGATGAAGAAAATATATTTCCAACTACATCAGGAATAAATCCTAATAAATTTTATCAACATTATAAAAAGTATTTAGATAAAGGTTATAAGATAATATCAATTCATCTTTCATCTAAAATGAGTGGAACATATCAATCAGCATGTATGGCAAAAGAAATGTTAGAAACTGATGATATCGTAGTGATTGATAGTATGAATGTAACTGCTGGGTTAGGACTTCTAGCTATTAAAGCAGCACAGTTATCTAAAAATGGACATAGTATACATGAAATAAAAAAAGTTATACAAGATACAATTCCTCATGTAAAAAATGCATATGCATTTGCTAGTCTAGATAATTTAGTTAAGGGTGGCAGACTTTCAAAAACTATGGGAGCCATAGGTAATCTTTTAAATATAAAATTGATTTTAGCAGTTGTAGATGGTGAAATGGCTGTTATTGATAAAGTAAGAGGAACAAAAAAAGCAATAAAAACAATAATATCAAGCCTAGAAAAAATGGACAACAATGAATTAAGTATATTACTTCATATAGATAATAATGATATACGTCCTGTCTTAGAAGAAGAACTAAAAGATAAAGGGGTTAACTTCATAGTATGTGATGTTGGATGTGTAGTTGGAACACATTCAGGACCAAATGCTTGTGGGGTAGCATTTATAGAAAAATTTTAA
- a CDS encoding BMP family lipoprotein has product MKKRKLIACIATIAMVGSLFVGCGNAASPNGEKKGEPKQEQKSTIKVGLATDEGGLNDKSFNQSADKGLKKAKQELGAEYKPIESKGKESYVQNLQLLSQDFGADLTFGVGYQMKQALDDVAKGAKDKNFAIIDEKINLPNVQSLLFKEQEGSFLVGVIAAKMTKTNKIGFIGGKEGDVIGRFEAGYVAGAKSINPNIKFDIRYADSFADSNKGYELAKSEYNAGCDIVMHAAGGVGIGLFQATSELKKAGKNVWAIGVDMDQALSLLDDKGKPQYADVILTSMVKKVDVAVFEAVKEVKDGKFKGGIVKNLGLKENGVEIAQSSRGNVPDDMKKYVKGNVPKDIVELSDKYAEAIKSGKIVVPATPKEAKAFKGASLK; this is encoded by the coding sequence ATGAAAAAGAGAAAACTCATTGCCTGTATAGCTACTATTGCTATGGTTGGGTCTTTGTTTGTTGGATGTGGAAATGCAGCAAGCCCAAATGGTGAAAAAAAAGGTGAACCAAAACAAGAACAAAAATCAACTATTAAAGTTGGTTTAGCGACAGATGAGGGAGGACTTAATGATAAATCTTTCAACCAATCCGCAGATAAAGGATTAAAAAAGGCTAAACAGGAATTGGGTGCTGAATACAAACCAATAGAATCAAAGGGAAAAGAAAGTTATGTTCAAAATCTTCAACTTTTATCACAAGACTTTGGAGCTGATTTAACTTTTGGTGTAGGATACCAAATGAAGCAAGCTTTAGATGATGTAGCAAAGGGAGCAAAAGATAAGAATTTTGCAATAATTGATGAAAAGATAAATCTTCCTAATGTTCAATCATTATTATTTAAAGAACAAGAGGGATCTTTCCTAGTGGGTGTTATAGCAGCTAAAATGACAAAGACAAATAAAATAGGATTTATAGGTGGAAAAGAAGGAGACGTAATTGGTAGATTTGAAGCTGGTTATGTAGCAGGTGCAAAATCTATTAATCCTAACATAAAATTTGATATAAGATATGCAGATAGTTTTGCTGATTCAAATAAAGGGTATGAACTTGCAAAATCAGAATATAATGCAGGTTGTGATATTGTAATGCATGCTGCTGGTGGTGTTGGAATAGGATTATTCCAAGCAACATCAGAATTGAAGAAGGCTGGTAAAAATGTATGGGCTATAGGTGTTGATATGGACCAAGCATTAAGTCTTTTAGATGATAAAGGTAAACCACAATATGCTGATGTAATACTTACAAGTATGGTTAAAAAGGTTGATGTTGCTGTATTTGAAGCAGTTAAAGAAGTAAAAGATGGAAAATTCAAAGGTGGTATTGTTAAGAACCTTGGTCTTAAAGAAAATGGTGTAGAAATAGCTCAGTCTTCAAGAGGAAATGTTCCAGATGATATGAAGAAATATGTTAAGGGTAATGTACCTAAAGACATAGTAGAATTATCAGATAAATATGCAGAAGCTATAAAGAGTGGAAAGATAGTTGTTCCAGCAACACCAAAAGAAGCAAAAGCATTTAAAGGTGCTTCTTTAAAATAA
- a CDS encoding Cof-type HAD-IIB family hydrolase: MTYKLICLDMDGTLLNTNKKISDRSKRAIKKAHEQGVKIAISTGRIFTSAKYYAHMLEISAPIIASNGAYIREKDKNEIIYKSILSKDQCRDIINITKKYDFNFYLNTCDTIISSKPYPKGYTYLEMSNDLPEDMKIKLKVNTDLEEEAVKRNGEIIKAICISNDSEMLEKARQEVLSLKSLELVSSLGDNFEIMNKGVSKGRGVQELAKFYGLTREEVICMGDGENDLSMIEYAGLGIAMGNAPEFIKEKANYITDTNDDDGVAKAIEKFVLFD, from the coding sequence ATGACATATAAGCTTATATGTTTAGATATGGATGGAACATTATTAAATACTAATAAAAAAATAAGTGATAGAAGTAAAAGAGCCATAAAAAAAGCTCATGAACAAGGAGTTAAAATAGCTATATCAACTGGAAGAATTTTTACTTCGGCAAAATATTATGCGCATATGTTAGAAATATCCGCTCCAATTATTGCATCTAATGGGGCATATATAAGAGAAAAAGATAAAAATGAAATTATATATAAATCTATATTATCTAAGGATCAGTGTAGAGATATTATAAATATAACAAAAAAATATGATTTTAATTTTTATCTTAATACATGTGATACAATAATATCTTCAAAACCATATCCTAAAGGGTATACTTATCTTGAAATGTCAAATGATCTTCCAGAAGATATGAAAATAAAATTAAAAGTTAACACTGATTTGGAAGAAGAGGCAGTTAAAAGAAATGGAGAAATTATAAAAGCTATATGTATTAGTAATGATAGTGAAATGTTAGAAAAAGCAAGACAAGAAGTATTAAGTTTAAAAAGTTTGGAATTAGTAAGTTCTCTTGGAGATAATTTTGAAATAATGAATAAAGGTGTTTCAAAGGGAAGAGGAGTTCAGGAATTAGCAAAATTTTATGGCTTAACAAGAGAAGAGGTAATATGCATGGGTGATGGAGAAAATGATTTATCTATGATAGAGTATGCAGGGCTTGGAATTGCTATGGGAAATGCACCTGAATTTATAAAGGAAAAAGCAAATTACATTACTGACACCAATGATGATGATGGAGTAGCAAAAGCTATAGAAAAGTTTGTACTTTTTGATTAA
- a CDS encoding M42 family metallopeptidase, producing the protein MTYNTQILMNYMENLLTIPSPTGYTENVMDYVKKQLDLVKVPYKETNKGAIIVSLKGNNDSYQRTFSAHIDTLGAMVKEIKSNGKLSLTLVGGFMCNSIEGENCTILTLENKKYSGTIQTIKPSVHISGDDARNLKRNEENMEVILDEKVFSKEDVLNLGINVGDFIAFDPRTTITENGFIKSRHLDDKASAAILLYTINHIINNNINLPYTINFFFSNYEEVGHGASACIPDNTKEFISVDMGAPGLNQNSSEYSVCICAKDSSGPYDYSLRKTLINLCQKNNIDYKIDIYPHYGSDASAALRAGWDLKTALIGPGVFASHAYERTHMDSIISTLNLVLQYCLYE; encoded by the coding sequence ATGACTTATAATACACAAATTTTAATGAATTATATGGAAAATTTACTTACTATTCCTAGTCCAACTGGATATACAGAAAACGTAATGGACTATGTGAAAAAACAACTAGATTTAGTAAAAGTTCCTTATAAGGAAACTAACAAAGGTGCCATAATAGTTTCTCTTAAGGGCAACAATGATAGCTATCAAAGAACATTTTCAGCTCATATTGATACTCTTGGTGCTATGGTAAAAGAAATAAAATCTAACGGAAAACTTAGCCTAACTTTAGTTGGTGGATTTATGTGTAATTCGATTGAAGGAGAAAATTGTACCATTTTAACATTAGAAAATAAAAAATATTCTGGAACTATACAAACTATCAAACCATCTGTTCATATTAGTGGAGATGATGCTCGTAATTTAAAAAGAAATGAAGAAAATATGGAAGTTATCTTAGACGAAAAAGTATTTTCTAAAGAAGATGTTTTAAACTTAGGAATTAATGTAGGAGACTTTATAGCATTCGATCCAAGAACTACGATTACAGAAAATGGCTTTATAAAAAGCAGACATCTTGATGATAAGGCAAGTGCAGCAATTCTTTTATATACTATAAACCATATTATAAACAACAATATAAATTTGCCATATACAATAAACTTCTTTTTCAGTAACTATGAAGAAGTAGGTCATGGTGCATCTGCATGCATACCAGATAATACAAAAGAATTTATTTCAGTGGATATGGGTGCCCCTGGTTTAAATCAAAATTCTTCTGAATATAGTGTATGCATATGTGCTAAAGATTCATCAGGTCCTTATGACTATAGTCTTAGAAAAACATTAATAAATTTATGTCAAAAAAATAATATAGATTACAAAATAGATATATATCCTCACTATGGTTCTGATGCTTCTGCTGCTCTTAGAGCTGGTTGGGATCTTAAAACTGCCTTAATTGGTCCTGGAGTTTTTGCATCGCACGCTTATGAAAGAACACATATGGATTCTATTATATCTACATTAAATTTAGTATTACAATACTGTTTATATGAATAA
- a CDS encoding ABC transporter ATP-binding protein, which translates to MNKVVEMKGITKVFPGTIANDNVDFDLLSGETHVLLGENGAGKTTLMNILYGLYQPEKGEIYIKGNEVKITNPNDAIKLGIGMVHQHFMLVHNFTIAENIILGKETKKGITLDIKKAKEDVKKLAERYGFNINPEDVIEDITVGQQQKVEILKALYRGAEILILDEPTAVLTPAEIDELGVIIDNLKAEGKSVILITHKLKEVMKMSDRVTIIRRGKAMGVVNTKDTSIDELAELMVGRKVKLVVDKKDAAPGDVILSIKDLYAKDSRNLPALKGVNLDVRAGEIVGVAGVDGNGQKELIEVLTGLRKGESGIININNNNVMGKTTREIMDLGVGHIPEDRQQRGLILPYTLYENFILGIHHKAPFAKNIIMNYGKIKEHAKKLIKEFDVRTPSDSVSAAALSGGNQQKLIVAREISKNPNLLIAAQPTRGVDVGAIEFIHKRLVGERDNGKAVLLVSFELDEILALSDRIAVMYDGEIVGMLDRKDADEQKIGVLMAGGNLENSEIEVKDIEECKEKQHI; encoded by the coding sequence ATGAATAAAGTTGTAGAGATGAAAGGTATTACAAAGGTCTTTCCCGGTACTATAGCCAATGATAATGTAGATTTTGATTTGCTAAGTGGCGAAACTCATGTATTATTAGGAGAAAATGGAGCTGGAAAAACTACTTTAATGAACATATTATATGGTTTATATCAACCAGAAAAAGGTGAAATATATATAAAAGGTAATGAGGTTAAAATAACAAATCCTAATGATGCTATAAAACTTGGTATAGGAATGGTTCATCAGCATTTTATGCTTGTTCATAATTTTACAATAGCTGAAAATATTATATTAGGAAAAGAAACTAAAAAGGGTATCACATTAGATATTAAAAAGGCCAAAGAAGATGTAAAAAAATTAGCAGAGAGATATGGATTTAATATAAATCCAGAGGATGTTATAGAAGATATTACAGTTGGTCAACAACAAAAGGTAGAGATATTGAAGGCTTTATATAGAGGAGCAGAAATTTTAATATTAGACGAGCCTACAGCTGTTTTAACTCCGGCTGAAATAGATGAACTTGGAGTTATAATTGATAACTTAAAGGCTGAAGGAAAATCAGTAATACTTATAACTCATAAATTAAAAGAAGTTATGAAGATGAGTGATAGAGTAACAATAATAAGAAGAGGAAAAGCAATGGGAGTTGTAAATACGAAGGATACTTCTATAGATGAACTTGCAGAACTCATGGTAGGAAGAAAAGTTAAACTAGTAGTTGATAAAAAAGATGCAGCTCCTGGTGATGTGATTTTATCGATAAAAGACTTATATGCTAAGGACAGTAGAAATTTGCCAGCATTAAAAGGGGTAAACTTAGATGTTAGAGCTGGAGAAATAGTTGGAGTTGCAGGGGTTGATGGAAATGGGCAAAAAGAATTAATAGAGGTTTTAACTGGTTTGCGAAAAGGTGAAAGCGGTATCATAAATATCAATAATAATAATGTTATGGGAAAAACTACGAGAGAAATAATGGATTTAGGTGTTGGACATATACCTGAAGATAGACAACAAAGAGGGCTAATCTTACCGTATACATTATATGAAAATTTTATCTTAGGAATTCACCATAAGGCTCCTTTTGCAAAAAATATAATTATGAATTACGGAAAAATTAAAGAACATGCTAAGAAACTCATAAAAGAATTTGATGTAAGGACTCCCAGTGATAGTGTTTCAGCAGCTGCTTTATCAGGAGGAAATCAACAGAAACTAATAGTAGCAAGGGAAATTTCTAAGAATCCTAACCTTTTAATAGCAGCGCAACCAACAAGAGGAGTAGATGTAGGAGCCATAGAGTTTATTCATAAAAGGTTAGTTGGAGAGAGGGATAATGGAAAAGCAGTTTTATTGGTGTCCTTTGAACTTGATGAAATATTAGCTTTATCTGATAGGATAGCTGTAATGTATGATGGAGAAATCGTAGGAATGTTAGATAGAAAGGATGCAGATGAGCAGAAAATAGGTGTTCTAATGGCTGGAGGAAATTTAGAAAATAGTGAAATTGAGGTGAAAGACATTGAAGAATGTAAAGAAAAGCAACACATCTAA
- a CDS encoding tRNA (cytidine(34)-2'-O)-methyltransferase: protein MANTPNLNIVLFEPEIPQNTGNIGRTCVLTNSKLHLIKPLGFSIDDKSVKRAGLDYWPHLKLEIHESFDDMIRKYPDANIYLSTTKGAKYHHDEVNYKEGDFIVFGRESSGLPDYIRDKYVENRIRVPMIKTTMRSLNLSNTVSIVAYEALRQLGFPEMK, encoded by the coding sequence ATGGCAAATACACCAAATTTAAATATAGTATTATTTGAACCAGAAATACCACAAAATACAGGGAATATAGGAAGAACTTGTGTTTTAACCAATAGCAAATTACATTTAATAAAACCACTAGGATTTAGTATAGATGATAAAAGTGTAAAAAGAGCTGGATTAGATTATTGGCCTCATTTAAAATTAGAAATACATGAATCTTTTGATGATATGATAAGAAAATACCCAGATGCTAATATTTATCTATCTACTACTAAGGGAGCTAAATATCATCATGATGAAGTGAACTATAAAGAAGGAGACTTTATTGTATTTGGTAGAGAATCTTCTGGATTACCAGATTATATTCGAGATAAATATGTAGAAAATAGAATTAGAGTACCTATGATAAAAACTACTATGAGGTCATTAAATCTTTCAAATACTGTATCTATAGTTGCATATGAAGCGTTAAGACAACTAGGTTTTCCAGAGATGAAATAG